A window from Mangifera indica cultivar Alphonso chromosome 2, CATAS_Mindica_2.1, whole genome shotgun sequence encodes these proteins:
- the LOC123200723 gene encoding polygalacturonase-like gives MAKFIVAKFILVLLVSTTKALSIFDVTKEGAKTGADINRALTNSWNKACVSNIPSKVLIPKGIFLLSPVTLEGPCKAAIEVEVQGTLKALTNSKVTKDGSWITFQRIEHFTLSGGGTFDGQGAKGWGTCGNSFCKQLPINIRFDFIIKGFVHNIKSLNSKQFHMNVLGCNDLTFQRVDIIAPADSHNTDGIHIGRSSGIKIIDSDIRTGDDCVSIGDGSKNISVTNVKCGPGHGISIGSLGKFEKEEPVFGITVKNCTLTNTDNGVRIKTWPASTVNSASMIHFEDINMVNVSNPILIDQVYCPWNQCNAKVPSRVKLSNISFKRIRGTSATPVAMKLVCSSGMPCQGVEVADIQLKYIGKEAAISECENVKPRISGAVNPPACSSKA, from the exons ATGGCGAAATTCATAGTGGCGAAGTTCATCTTGGTATTGCTTGTGTCAACAACTAAAGCTCTGTCGATTTTTGATGTAACAAAAGAAGGTGCGAAGACTGGAGCTGATATCAACCGG GCTTTAACCAATTCATGGAACAAAGCATGTGTGTCAAATATTCCGAGTAAAGTGCTTATTCCAAAAGGGATATTCTTATTAAGTCCAGTGACTTTAGAAGGTCCATGTAAAGCTGCTATTGAGGTTGAGGTTCAAGGCACCCTTAAAGCCCTAACCAATAGCAAAGTGACCAAGGATGGTAGTTGGATCACTTTCCAACGTATCGAACACTTCACATTGTCAGGTGGTGGAACTTTTGACGGTCAAGGAGCCAAAGGATGGGGTACTTGTGGCAATAGTTTTTGCAAACAACTTCCCATC AATATAAGGTTCGACTTCATCATCAAGGGTTTTGTCCATAACATAAAATCATTGAACAGCAAACAGTTTCATATGAACGTCTTGGGTTGCAACGACTTAACTTTTCAACGCGTTGACATTATTGCACCAGCTGATAGCCACAACACTGACGGAATTCACATTGGGAGATCTAGtggaattaaaataatagattCAGACATCAGAACAGGTGATGATTGTGTCTCCATTGGCGATGGTAGCAAAAATATATCAGTTACCAATGTTAAATGCGGGCCTGGTCATGGTATCAGTATAGGAAGcttaggaaaatttgagaaagaagaaCCAGTGTTTGGAATCACTGTCAAGAATTGCACTTTAACTAATACTGACAATGGTGTTAGAATAAAAACTTGGCCAGCTTCTACTGTTAACTCTGCATCTATGATTCATTTCGAGGACATTAACATGGTTAATGTCAGCAATCCTATCCTCATAGATCAAGTATACTGTCCATGGAATCAATGCAATGCAAAGGTTCCATCACGTGTTAAGCTTAGTAATATCAGCTTCAAGAGAATTCGGGGCACTTCTGCAACACCTGTTGCTATGAAGCTTGTTTGTAGCAGTGGTATGCCATGTCAAGGCGTGGAGGTTGCTGATATTCAACTTAAATACATTGGAAAAGAAGCAGCAATATCTGAATGTGAAAACGTCAAACCCAGGATTTCTGGTGCGGTGAACCCGCCCGCATGCAGTAGCAAAGcttaa
- the LOC123209777 gene encoding exopolygalacturonase-like has product MMKDMAKFVVAKLVLVLLVSTTRALSVFDVTKEGAKIGADINQALTSSWSKACASTIPSKVLIPKGIFLLSPVTLEGPCKAAIEAEVQGTVKALTNSKVTKEGSWITFQRIEHFTLSGGGTFDGQGAKTWGTCGNNFCKTLPINIRFDFIIKGLVHNIKSLNSKQFHINVLGCNDLTFQRVNIIAPADSPNTDGIHIGRSSGINIIDSNIGTGDDCVSIGDGSKNISVTNVKCGPGHGISIGSLGKFEKEEPVFGITVKNCTLTNTDNGVRIKTWPASTVNSASMIHFENIIMNNVSNPILIDQVYCPWNQCNAKVPSRVKLSNISFKRIRGTSSTPVAMKLVCSSGMPCQGVEVADIQLKYLGKEPAKSECSNVKPMISGVVNPPACSSKA; this is encoded by the exons GGTTTTTGATGTGACAAAAGAAGGTGCAAAGATTGGAGCTGATATCAACCAG GCTTTAACCAGTTCATGGAGCAAAGCGTGTGCGTCAACCATCCCTAGCAAAGTGCTTATTCCAAAAGGGATATTCTTATTAAGTCCAGTGACTTTAGAAGGTCCATGCAAGGCTGCTATTGAGGCCGAGGTTCAAGGCACCGTTAAAGCCCTAACCAATAGCAAAGTGACAAAGGAAGGTAGTTGGATCACTTTCCAACGTATCGAACACTTCACATTGTCAGGTGGTGGAACTTTTGATGGCCAAGGAGCCAAAACTTGGGGTACTTGTGGCAATAATTTTTGCAAAACACTCCCCATC AACATTAGGTTCGACTTCATCATCAAGGGTTTAGTccataatataaaatcattgaaCAGCAAACAGTTTCATATTAACGTCTTGGGTTGCAACGACTTAACTTTTCAACGGGTTAACATAATTGCTCCAGCTGATAGCCCCAACACTGATGGAATCCACATTGGGAGATCTAGTGGAATTAACATAATAGATTCAAACATCGGAACAGGTGATGATTGTGTCTCCATAGGCGATGGTAGCAAAAATATATCAGTCACCAATGTTAAATGCGGACCTGGCCACGGTATCAGCATAGGAAGCTTAGGAAAGTTTGAGAAAGAAGAACCCGTGTTCGGAATCACTGTCAAGAATTGCACTTTAACTAACACTGACAATGGCGTTAGAATAAAAACTTGGCCAGCTTCTACCGTTAACTCTGCATCTATGAttcattttgaaaacattatcATGAATAATGTCAGCAATCCTATCCTCATAGATCAAGTATATTGTCCATGGAATCAATGCAATGCAAAG GTTCCATCACGTGTTAAGCTTAGTAACATTAGCTTCAAGAGGATTCGAGGCACTTCTTCTACTCCTGTTGCTATGAAGCTTGTTTGTAGCAGTGGTATGCCATGTCAAGGTGTGGAGGTTGCTGATATTCAACTTAAATACTTAGGAAAAGAACCAGCAAAATCTGAATGCAGTAACGTCAAACCCATGATTTCTGGTGTGGTGAATCCGCCCGCATGTAGTAGCAAAGCTTAA